A region from the Pseudomonas cucumis genome encodes:
- a CDS encoding type II toxin-antitoxin system HicA family toxin: MQSRLLIKELIEAGWALDRVTGSHHIFTHRYNPYTIPVPHPKKDLPVGTVKSIRRRAGLYCPGASLAGDP; this comes from the coding sequence GTGCAGAGCAGGTTATTGATCAAGGAACTGATAGAGGCGGGCTGGGCATTGGATCGGGTCACCGGCAGTCATCACATCTTCACTCACCGTTACAACCCTTACACGATACCCGTCCCTCATCCGAAGAAGGATTTACCGGTCGGGACGGTCAAAAGCATCAGGAGGCGAGCCGGGCTTTATTGCCCGGGAGCCAGTTTGGCAGGAGATCCATAA
- a CDS encoding ion transporter, with protein MNSNKNWREDLYVIIFQSDTPAGRRFDSILLLIILASLVTVVLDSIDSVHQNYADVLAYIEWGFTVVFAIEYGLRLYCSPKPLRYAFSFYGLVDLLAIVPGILALYYSDAQYLLIIRIIRMLRIFRVLKLSPYLKQANYLMTALRGSKQKIVVFLLSVSTLVTVFGTLMYVIEGPEHGFTSIPKGIYWAIVTLTTVGFGDIVPRTPLGQVVSSLVMITGYSIIAVPTGIFTAELANAMRGEQLQHDCPTCQKNSHEHGAAFCSRCGNALFKKLE; from the coding sequence ATGAACAGCAATAAAAACTGGCGTGAAGACCTTTACGTCATCATCTTCCAATCCGATACCCCGGCCGGTCGGCGCTTCGACAGCATCCTGCTGTTGATCATCCTCGCCAGCCTGGTGACCGTGGTTCTGGACAGTATCGACAGCGTCCACCAGAACTACGCCGATGTGCTGGCGTACATCGAATGGGGCTTCACCGTCGTTTTCGCCATCGAGTACGGCCTGCGTCTGTACTGCTCGCCCAAGCCGCTACGCTACGCGTTCAGCTTCTATGGGCTGGTGGATTTGCTGGCGATCGTGCCCGGCATCCTCGCGCTGTATTACAGCGATGCGCAGTACCTGCTGATTATCCGGATCATTCGGATGCTGCGGATTTTCCGCGTGCTCAAGCTCAGCCCGTATCTGAAGCAAGCCAACTATTTGATGACGGCGTTGCGCGGCAGTAAGCAGAAAATCGTGGTGTTTCTGCTCAGTGTAAGCACCCTGGTGACGGTGTTCGGCACGCTGATGTACGTGATCGAAGGCCCGGAACACGGCTTCACCAGCATCCCCAAAGGCATCTATTGGGCCATCGTCACACTCACCACCGTAGGCTTTGGCGATATCGTGCCCAGGACCCCATTGGGTCAGGTGGTTTCGTCGCTGGTGATGATCACCGGTTACTCGATCATCGCCGTGCCAACGGGGATTTTCACCGCGGAACTGGCCAACGCCATGCGCGGCGAACAACTGCAACACGATTGCCCGACCTGCCAGAAAAACAGTCACGAACACGGCGCAGCATTTTGCTCCCGTTGCGGCAATGCGCTGTTCAAGAAACTGGAATAA
- a CDS encoding heme lyase CcmF/NrfE family subunit: MTSALYSSGLFIPELGHLAMILALCFALVQAVVPLLGAWRGDRLWMSLAQPAAWGQFAFLLFAFGCLTYAFMADDFSVAYVASNSNSALPWYYKFSAVWGAHEGSLLLWALILGGWTFAVSVFSRQLPQVMLARVLAVMGMISTGFLLFLILTSNPFARILPQMPTDGRDLNPLLQDIGLIVHPPMLYMGYVGFSVAFAFAIAALLGGRLDAAWARWSRPWTIVAWAFLGIGITLGSWWAYYELGWGGWWFWDPVENASFMPWLVGTALIHSLAVTEKRGVFKSWTVLLAIAAFSLSLLGTFLVRSGVLTSVHAFASDPERGVFILIFLLFVVGGSLTLFALRAPVVKSHVGFNLWSRETLLLGNNLVLVVAASMILLGTLYPLILDAMTGAKLSVGPPYFNALFIPLMALLMVVMAVGMLVRWKDTPVKWLISMLTPVLLGSAALAVVAGVAYGDFNWAVLATFMLAAWVLLAGVRDIFDKTRHKGLIKGLPTLTRSYWGMQIAHLGIAVCALGVVLSSQNSAERDLRLAPGESMSLAGYQFVFEGAKHFEGPNFTSDKGTIRVIRNGKEISVLHPEKRLYTVQNSVMTEAGIDAGFTRDLYVALGEPLGEGAWAVRVHVKPFVRWIWFGGLLTGLGGLLAALDRRYRVKVKSRVREALGMTGATA, encoded by the coding sequence ATGACTTCTGCTCTCTATAGTTCAGGGCTGTTCATCCCTGAATTGGGCCACCTGGCCATGATCCTGGCGCTGTGTTTCGCGCTGGTTCAAGCCGTGGTGCCGTTGCTCGGTGCCTGGCGCGGCGATCGCTTGTGGATGAGCCTGGCCCAGCCGGCCGCCTGGGGGCAGTTCGCGTTTCTGCTGTTCGCTTTCGGTTGCCTGACTTACGCGTTCATGGCGGACGACTTCTCCGTCGCTTACGTCGCCAGCAACTCCAACAGCGCCTTGCCGTGGTACTACAAATTCAGCGCCGTCTGGGGCGCTCACGAAGGTTCGTTGCTGCTATGGGCACTGATCCTCGGCGGCTGGACCTTCGCAGTGTCGGTGTTCTCCCGGCAATTACCGCAAGTGATGCTGGCTCGCGTATTGGCGGTGATGGGCATGATCAGCACCGGTTTCCTGCTGTTCCTGATCCTGACGTCCAACCCTTTCGCCCGGATCCTGCCGCAGATGCCGACGGATGGGCGCGACCTCAATCCACTGCTGCAAGACATCGGCCTGATCGTTCACCCGCCGATGCTGTACATGGGCTATGTCGGTTTCTCCGTGGCGTTTGCCTTTGCCATCGCCGCGCTGCTGGGCGGTCGTCTCGACGCGGCGTGGGCACGCTGGTCGCGTCCGTGGACCATCGTCGCCTGGGCTTTCCTCGGTATCGGTATTACGTTGGGCTCCTGGTGGGCCTACTACGAACTCGGCTGGGGCGGCTGGTGGTTCTGGGACCCGGTGGAAAACGCATCCTTCATGCCTTGGCTGGTGGGCACGGCGCTGATTCACTCGTTGGCGGTCACGGAAAAACGTGGCGTGTTCAAGAGCTGGACGGTGTTGTTGGCCATCGCCGCGTTCTCGTTGAGTTTGCTCGGGACTTTCCTGGTGCGTTCCGGCGTGCTGACCTCGGTTCATGCCTTTGCCTCCGATCCTGAGCGCGGTGTGTTCATCCTGATCTTCCTGCTGTTCGTGGTCGGTGGCTCGCTGACGCTGTTCGCCCTGCGCGCTCCGGTGGTCAAGAGCCATGTCGGCTTCAACCTCTGGTCTCGGGAAACCCTGCTGCTGGGCAATAACCTGGTGCTGGTGGTGGCCGCTTCGATGATCCTGCTCGGTACCTTGTACCCGTTGATTCTCGACGCGATGACCGGCGCGAAGTTGTCGGTCGGCCCGCCGTACTTCAACGCGCTGTTCATTCCATTGATGGCGTTGCTGATGGTGGTGATGGCGGTTGGCATGCTGGTGCGCTGGAAAGACACCCCGGTCAAATGGCTTATAAGCATGTTGACCCCGGTGTTGCTCGGCAGCGCTGCGCTGGCCGTGGTGGCCGGTGTCGCTTACGGCGATTTCAACTGGGCGGTGCTGGCGACGTTCATGCTGGCTGCCTGGGTGTTGTTGGCCGGTGTGCGGGATATCTTCGACAAGACCCGTCACAAAGGCCTGATCAAAGGTCTGCCAACCTTGACCCGCAGTTATTGGGGCATGCAAATCGCGCATTTGGGCATTGCCGTGTGCGCGCTGGGTGTCGTGTTGTCCAGCCAGAACAGTGCCGAGCGTGATCTGCGCCTGGCGCCGGGTGAGTCCATGAGCCTGGCCGGTTATCAATTTGTGTTCGAAGGCGCCAAGCACTTCGAAGGGCCGAACTTCACGTCCGACAAAGGCACCATCCGGGTGATCCGCAATGGCAAGGAAATCAGCGTGCTGCACCCGGAAAAACGCCTGTACACCGTGCAGAACTCGGTGATGACCGAAGCCGGGATCGACGCCGGTTTCACCCGTGACCTTTATGTCGCCCTGGGCGAGCCGCTGGGCGAGGGCGCCTGGGCGGTCCGCGTGCACGTCAAACCGTTCGTGCGCTGGATCTGGTTCGGTGGGTTGCTCACCGGTCTCGGCGGGTTGCTGGCGGCGCTGGATCGTCGTTATCGGGTCAAGGTGAAAAGCCGCGTGCGTGAAGCGCTCGGCATGACGGGAGCCACCGCATGA
- the ccmI gene encoding c-type cytochrome biogenesis protein CcmI, with protein sequence MIDFWLAAGLLLLVALSFLLIPVLRGRRAQLEEDRTALNVALYQERVAELQTQQEEGVLNAEQMDTGRAEAARELLADTEGVEAPRVSRLGKPLPLLAAILVPILGLGLYLHFGASDKVELTREFAQAPQSMEEMTRRLERAVAAQPDSAEGLYFLGRTYMAQDRPGDAAKIFERTVALAGRQPELLGQWAQAQYFADGKKWSDKVQALTDEALKADPKEVTSLGLLGIAAFEGERYQDAIDYWNRLLAQLPPEDQSRVALQGGITRAAEKLEASGGKVAQAPVAKAAALLKVHVDLAPELKAKVLPGDSVFIFARAISGPPAPLAAKRLTVADLPATVELGDADAMMPQLKLSNFPEVQLVARISRAGQPTAGEWIGRSQPLATSTTAQQKLTIDSPDK encoded by the coding sequence ATGATTGATTTCTGGCTCGCTGCAGGCCTGCTGCTCCTGGTTGCCCTGAGTTTTCTGCTGATCCCCGTTCTGCGTGGTCGCCGTGCTCAGCTTGAAGAGGACCGCACGGCACTGAACGTCGCGCTTTATCAGGAGCGCGTGGCTGAGTTGCAGACTCAGCAGGAAGAGGGCGTGCTCAACGCCGAACAGATGGACACCGGCCGCGCCGAAGCTGCCCGTGAACTGCTCGCCGACACCGAAGGCGTCGAGGCGCCGCGCGTGTCGCGTCTGGGCAAGCCGTTGCCATTGCTGGCGGCGATTCTGGTGCCAATACTGGGCCTTGGACTGTACCTGCATTTCGGCGCCAGCGACAAAGTCGAGCTGACCCGCGAGTTCGCCCAGGCGCCGCAGTCGATGGAAGAAATGACCCGTCGCCTGGAGCGTGCGGTCGCAGCTCAACCGGATTCGGCCGAAGGCCTGTACTTCCTCGGCCGCACTTACATGGCTCAGGACCGTCCGGGCGATGCGGCGAAGATCTTCGAGCGCACCGTGGCCCTGGCGGGTCGTCAGCCGGAACTGCTCGGGCAGTGGGCCCAGGCGCAATATTTCGCCGACGGCAAGAAGTGGTCGGACAAGGTCCAGGCTCTGACTGACGAAGCGCTGAAAGCTGATCCTAAGGAAGTCACCAGCCTCGGTTTGCTGGGGATCGCGGCTTTCGAAGGCGAGCGTTACCAGGACGCCATCGACTACTGGAATCGCCTGCTGGCGCAACTGCCGCCGGAAGACCAATCCCGCGTCGCACTGCAAGGCGGTATCACTCGGGCCGCCGAGAAGCTTGAAGCCAGCGGTGGCAAGGTTGCCCAGGCGCCTGTGGCCAAAGCTGCGGCACTGCTCAAAGTGCATGTCGATCTGGCGCCAGAGCTCAAAGCCAAGGTCTTGCCGGGTGACAGCGTGTTCATCTTCGCCCGCGCCATCTCCGGCCCGCCCGCGCCGCTGGCCGCCAAGCGTCTGACCGTTGCCGACTTGCCGGCGACTGTGGAGCTGGGGGATGCCGACGCCATGATGCCGCAGTTGAAACTGTCGAACTTCCCTGAAGTCCAACTGGTTGCGCGTATCTCCCGCGCCGGCCAACCGACTGCCGGCGAATGGATCGGTCGCAGCCAACCCTTGGCCACCAGCACCACCGCGCAGCAAAAACTGACCATCGACAGCCCGGATAAATAA
- a CDS encoding type II toxin-antitoxin system HicB family antitoxin produces MQYPICIEWGDENTAIGIQIPDIPGAVTAGDTFEDAYNAAVEIAHIMLQEIMAAGESIPMPTSAAAHRENPEFADMGWGMLELDISPYLGKTEKVNVTLPGYVIQRIDRYVREHNVKSRSSFLADAAMEKLVRH; encoded by the coding sequence ATGCAGTACCCAATCTGTATCGAGTGGGGCGACGAGAACACCGCCATCGGTATTCAGATCCCCGATATTCCTGGTGCCGTTACGGCCGGGGATACGTTTGAAGATGCTTACAACGCGGCGGTCGAAATTGCCCACATCATGCTGCAGGAGATCATGGCAGCCGGGGAGTCAATTCCGATGCCGACCTCAGCGGCTGCGCACCGCGAGAATCCGGAATTTGCCGACATGGGTTGGGGGATGCTGGAACTCGACATCTCGCCGTATCTGGGCAAGACCGAGAAGGTCAACGTGACGCTGCCTGGTTACGTGATCCAGCGCATTGATCGTTATGTGCGAGAGCACAATGTCAAAAGCCGCTCCTCCTTTCTCGCGGATGCGGCGATGGAGAAACTGGTTCGGCATTGA
- a CDS encoding MFS transporter, producing the protein MNPTTQVPLGAATMTRSMVLLFAFCCGAIVANIYYAQPIIGLIAPDIGLTDTMASLIVSLTQIGYALGLFFLVPLGDLLENRRLMIITTVVAIASLLGAAFTDQPNVFLLISLLVGFSSVSVQILIPLAAHLAPEESRGRVVGGIMGGLLLGILLARPVSSVIADHFGWRAMFVIAAVLMAAISIVLALTIPKRQPDHSASYGQLLGSLWTLLRQQPVLRQRAFYQACMFATFSLFWTAVPLELSRNHGLSQTQIAIFALVGAIGAIAAPIAGRLADAGHTRIASLLALLFASLSFLPAFIHPAYSVIGLAVTGVVLDFCVQMNMVLGQRAVYTLDAKSRGRLNALYMTSIFVGGAFGSSVASAVYEHGGWLWIVIVGSAFPLLALLRFLSVSQRRSLATA; encoded by the coding sequence ATGAATCCAACGACTCAGGTGCCCCTCGGTGCCGCGACAATGACCCGAAGCATGGTGCTGCTCTTCGCCTTCTGCTGCGGCGCCATCGTGGCCAATATCTACTACGCCCAGCCGATCATCGGCCTCATCGCGCCAGACATCGGCCTGACCGACACCATGGCCAGCCTGATCGTTTCGCTGACGCAGATTGGTTATGCGCTGGGTCTGTTCTTCCTGGTGCCGCTGGGTGATCTGCTGGAAAACCGCCGCTTGATGATCATCACCACCGTGGTGGCGATTGCCAGTTTGTTGGGCGCGGCATTCACCGATCAGCCAAACGTGTTTCTGTTGATCTCGTTGCTGGTGGGGTTCAGCTCGGTGTCGGTGCAGATCCTGATTCCACTGGCCGCCCACCTGGCGCCGGAAGAATCCCGGGGCCGCGTAGTCGGCGGCATCATGGGTGGTTTGCTGCTGGGGATTCTGCTGGCTCGACCGGTGTCCAGCGTAATAGCCGACCACTTCGGCTGGCGTGCGATGTTCGTCATCGCAGCGGTGTTGATGGCGGCAATCAGCATCGTGCTGGCCCTGACCATTCCCAAGCGCCAGCCTGATCACAGCGCTTCTTATGGCCAGTTGTTGGGTTCGCTCTGGACGCTGTTGCGTCAGCAGCCGGTGTTGCGTCAGCGCGCGTTTTACCAAGCCTGCATGTTCGCCACATTCAGCCTGTTCTGGACTGCAGTGCCGCTGGAACTGTCGCGTAATCATGGCTTGTCGCAAACCCAGATCGCGATCTTCGCCCTGGTCGGCGCCATTGGCGCGATTGCCGCTCCTATCGCCGGTAGACTGGCCGATGCCGGCCATACCCGCATCGCCTCGCTGTTGGCCCTGCTATTCGCCAGCCTGAGCTTCCTGCCCGCCTTCATCCATCCGGCCTACAGCGTTATCGGCCTGGCAGTGACGGGTGTAGTGCTGGATTTCTGCGTGCAAATGAACATGGTCCTCGGCCAGCGCGCGGTCTATACCCTCGACGCTAAAAGCCGCGGCCGTCTGAATGCGCTGTATATGACCAGCATCTTTGTCGGTGGTGCGTTTGGCTCTTCGGTGGCCAGCGCGGTGTATGAGCATGGCGGTTGGTTGTGGATCGTGATTGTGGGTAGTGCGTTTCCGTTGTTGGCGTTGTTGCGGTTTTTGAGTGTTTCGCAGAGGCGTTCGTTGGCAACGGCTTAG
- a CDS encoding sulfate ABC transporter substrate-binding protein: protein MKKLFGASLLAAGLALGSVAQAAPTLLNVSYDVMRDFYKDYNTAFQKHWQAEHNENITLQMSFGGSSKQARSVIDGLPADVITMNMATDINALADNGKLVPDNWVTRLPNNSAPFTSATVFIVRKGNPKALKDWPDLLKDGVQVIVPNPKTSGNGRYTYLSAWGYVLKNGGDEDKAKTFVGKLFKQAPVLDTGGRAATTTFMTNQIGDVLVTFENEAEMIAREFGRDQFEVIYPSVSAEAEPPVSVVDKVVEKKGTRAAAEEYLKYLWSPEGQEIAAANYLRPRDPAVLAKYTDRFPKVDFLSVEKTFGDWRTVQKTHFNDGGVFDQIYSGQ, encoded by the coding sequence GTGAAAAAACTCTTTGGCGCCTCACTTCTGGCCGCTGGCCTGGCCTTGGGCAGCGTGGCTCAGGCTGCACCGACCCTGCTTAACGTTTCCTACGACGTGATGCGAGATTTCTACAAGGACTACAACACTGCCTTTCAGAAACACTGGCAAGCCGAGCACAACGAAAACATCACGCTGCAGATGTCCTTCGGCGGCTCCAGCAAACAGGCACGTTCAGTGATCGATGGCCTGCCGGCTGACGTCATTACCATGAACATGGCCACCGACATCAACGCTCTGGCGGATAACGGCAAACTGGTCCCGGACAACTGGGTCACGCGCCTGCCGAACAACAGCGCGCCGTTCACGTCGGCCACGGTGTTCATCGTGCGCAAAGGCAACCCGAAAGCCCTGAAAGACTGGCCGGACCTGCTCAAGGACGGCGTGCAAGTGATCGTCCCCAACCCGAAAACCTCGGGTAACGGCCGCTACACCTACCTCTCGGCCTGGGGCTATGTACTGAAAAACGGCGGTGACGAAGACAAGGCAAAAACCTTCGTCGGCAAACTGTTCAAACAAGCCCCGGTGCTGGATACCGGCGGCCGTGCAGCCACCACCACGTTCATGACCAACCAGATCGGCGACGTGCTGGTGACCTTCGAAAACGAAGCGGAAATGATTGCGCGTGAGTTTGGTCGTGATCAGTTTGAAGTGATTTACCCGAGTGTTTCCGCCGAGGCCGAGCCGCCAGTGTCTGTGGTCGACAAAGTGGTCGAGAAAAAAGGCACTCGTGCTGCCGCCGAGGAATATTTGAAGTACCTGTGGTCGCCGGAAGGTCAGGAGATTGCAGCTGCCAACTACCTGCGTCCGCGTGATCCGGCGGTATTGGCCAAGTACACTGATCGCTTCCCGAAAGTGGATTTCCTTTCGGTGGAGAAGACCTTTGGTGACTGGCGCACTGTGCAGAAGACCCACTTCAATGATGGTGGGGTTTTTGATCAGATTTACAGCGGTCAGTAA
- a CDS encoding PIN domain-containing protein, producing MRHSPFTAVYDACVLYPAPLRDFLMWLALSGRFRARWSLEIHNEWKRNLLKNRPDLTTEQLDRTSDLMDQAVPDACVSGYEKLIEGLTLPDIDDRHVLAAAIRCNASVIVTFNQKDFPDETLGPFGIEAQHPDEFVDNLFDLDPAAVVAAAQRQRKQLKMPPMDVGTYLDLLLRQGLIQSSKALTHYRAIL from the coding sequence GTGAGGCACTCCCCTTTTACTGCTGTATATGACGCATGTGTTTTGTACCCCGCTCCCTTGAGAGACTTTCTGATGTGGCTCGCGCTCTCCGGACGTTTCAGGGCGCGATGGTCACTGGAGATACACAACGAATGGAAGCGCAATCTGCTGAAAAACCGCCCGGACCTGACAACAGAGCAACTGGATCGCACGTCCGACTTGATGGATCAGGCCGTACCCGATGCTTGCGTATCCGGTTATGAAAAGCTGATCGAAGGGCTCACACTGCCCGACATCGATGACCGACATGTTCTGGCTGCCGCCATACGCTGCAACGCCAGTGTCATCGTGACGTTTAATCAGAAAGACTTTCCCGATGAAACACTCGGACCTTTTGGCATCGAGGCGCAGCATCCTGACGAATTCGTCGATAACCTCTTTGACCTGGACCCGGCAGCGGTTGTCGCAGCAGCACAACGGCAACGCAAACAGCTAAAGATGCCGCCGATGGATGTCGGCACCTATCTGGATCTGCTCTTGCGCCAAGGCCTGATTCAGTCGAGCAAGGCGTTGACCCACTATCGAGCGATTCTTTAA
- a CDS encoding DsbE family thiol:disulfide interchange protein — MRRWLMLLPLAIFLVVAVFLYRGLYLNPAELPSAMINKPFPEFSLPSVQGDKTLTKADILGKPALVNVWGTWCISCRVEHPVLNKLAEKGVVIYGVNYKDVNADALKWLAEFHNPYQLDIRDDAGTLGLNLGVYGAPETFFIDAKGIIRDKFVGVIDEQVWREKLAAKYQALVDEAKP; from the coding sequence ATGAGACGTTGGTTGATGTTGTTGCCACTGGCGATTTTTCTGGTGGTTGCTGTTTTCCTGTATCGGGGTCTGTACCTGAACCCGGCCGAGCTGCCTTCGGCGATGATCAACAAACCGTTCCCGGAGTTTTCGCTGCCCTCGGTGCAGGGTGACAAAACCCTGACCAAAGCGGACATTCTGGGTAAACCGGCATTGGTCAACGTCTGGGGTACCTGGTGCATTTCCTGCCGGGTCGAGCACCCGGTGCTGAACAAACTGGCCGAGAAGGGCGTGGTGATCTACGGCGTCAACTACAAGGACGTCAACGCCGATGCCTTGAAGTGGCTGGCCGAGTTCCACAACCCCTATCAACTGGACATTCGTGACGATGCCGGCACCCTGGGCCTGAACCTCGGTGTGTACGGCGCACCGGAAACCTTCTTCATCGACGCCAAGGGCATCATCCGCGACAAATTCGTCGGCGTGATCGACGAACAAGTCTGGCGTGAAAAACTGGCGGCCAAGTATCAGGCGCTGGTCGACGAGGCCAAGCCATGA
- a CDS encoding helix-turn-helix domain-containing protein: MSLVIHPPINLPMAREIQAAIEGQRALAAYLATQFETQRIQIFDEQNEAHSVELPTSALRLLVDILAALAEGNAVKVVPVHAELTTQEAADLLNVSRPHLIKLLESGELSYHKTGKHRRVRFADLMDYKNRRDTASEQAMTLLAEQAQALRTGYE, encoded by the coding sequence ATGTCCTTAGTCATCCACCCACCGATAAACCTGCCCATGGCGCGCGAAATTCAGGCCGCTATCGAAGGCCAGCGTGCCCTCGCTGCCTATCTCGCGACTCAATTCGAAACCCAACGCATCCAGATTTTCGACGAGCAGAATGAAGCTCACAGCGTAGAACTGCCCACTTCAGCCCTTCGATTGCTGGTCGACATCCTGGCGGCATTGGCAGAAGGCAATGCGGTAAAGGTCGTCCCGGTTCACGCGGAACTGACCACCCAGGAAGCGGCTGACTTGCTCAATGTCTCACGCCCGCACCTGATCAAACTGCTGGAGTCCGGCGAGTTGTCCTACCACAAAACCGGCAAGCACCGACGTGTGCGCTTTGCCGATTTGATGGACTATAAGAACCGGCGCGACACCGCCAGCGAGCAAGCAATGACGCTTCTCGCCGAGCAAGCACAAGCGTTAAGGACAGGATACGAGTGA
- a CDS encoding urea transporter: MPANHFNTHCPDWATALLNGFSQIFLQRHPLCGLLCLLAILFSAPTLLGGALLGGVAGLLTAQRRGYTKADRQAGLFSYNGILLGLLLSLYFPWSALLPPLIIAAGGLSAMLTQQWLKHSRDHHCLPAYTAPFVAISWLLLSFAAPLQPAQLIEMTTLNLLAASLKGLGQVLFLGHPLAGTLIATGLLIADRRAFLWALLGSVAGLGFALLHHETSTALQGLSGYNAVLAALAFSQNRRQPWLPLLGILLAVLLTPGFAALGLATLTAPFILACWLIRAGIRVLRQAAMDSAPCATGENRPRLR; this comes from the coding sequence ATGCCTGCCAACCACTTCAACACCCACTGCCCCGACTGGGCCACTGCCCTGCTCAACGGCTTCAGCCAGATCTTTCTCCAGCGCCATCCGCTGTGCGGGCTGTTGTGTCTGTTGGCGATTCTGTTCAGCGCGCCAACCTTGCTCGGCGGTGCGTTGCTGGGAGGGGTCGCCGGTTTGCTCACCGCGCAACGTCGCGGGTATACCAAGGCTGATCGTCAGGCTGGGCTGTTCAGCTACAACGGTATTCTGCTCGGTCTGCTGCTGAGCCTTTATTTCCCATGGTCAGCGCTGTTGCCACCGCTGATCATTGCCGCTGGGGGCCTGAGCGCGATGCTCACCCAGCAATGGCTCAAGCATTCCCGTGATCATCATTGCCTTCCCGCCTACACCGCGCCCTTCGTTGCGATAAGTTGGTTGCTTCTATCGTTTGCCGCTCCACTGCAACCCGCGCAGCTGATCGAAATGACCACACTCAACCTGCTCGCCGCGTCATTGAAAGGGCTCGGTCAGGTACTGTTTCTCGGTCATCCGCTGGCCGGAACTCTGATTGCCACGGGTTTGCTGATCGCTGACCGTCGCGCCTTCCTGTGGGCGCTGCTCGGCTCCGTTGCCGGTCTCGGTTTCGCCCTGCTGCATCACGAAACATCAACCGCCCTGCAGGGTTTAAGCGGCTACAACGCCGTGCTCGCCGCCCTCGCCTTCAGCCAAAATCGCCGCCAGCCCTGGCTGCCATTGTTGGGAATCCTGCTGGCGGTGTTGCTCACGCCGGGGTTCGCCGCACTGGGGCTGGCAACGCTGACGGCGCCCTTCATCCTCGCCTGCTGGCTGATTCGCGCAGGCATTAGGGTGTTGCGTCAGGCCGCCATGGACAGCGCGCCTTGCGCTACCGGGGAGAATCGACCTAGGCTTCGCTGA
- a CDS encoding cytochrome c-type biogenesis protein — MKRWIAAALLGLSMAGVTHAAIDTYEFAKEGDRERFRELTKELRCPKCQNQDIADSNAPIAADLRKEIFRMLGEGKDNQQIIDFMVDRYGDFVRYKPALNAKTALLWFGPAGLLLGGFVIIAVIVRRRRVQRTDSPDTLSAEERERLDHLLDKTKND, encoded by the coding sequence ATGAAGCGCTGGATCGCCGCCGCCCTGCTGGGTTTGAGCATGGCCGGTGTGACCCATGCGGCCATCGACACCTATGAGTTCGCCAAAGAAGGCGACCGCGAGCGTTTTCGCGAGCTGACCAAAGAGTTGCGTTGTCCCAAGTGCCAGAATCAGGACATCGCCGATTCCAACGCACCGATCGCCGCTGACCTGCGCAAAGAGATTTTCCGCATGCTCGGCGAGGGCAAGGACAACCAGCAAATCATCGATTTCATGGTCGACCGCTACGGTGACTTCGTCCGCTACAAACCCGCCCTCAACGCCAAAACCGCACTGCTCTGGTTCGGCCCCGCCGGCCTGCTGCTGGGCGGTTTTGTGATCATCGCCGTGATCGTCCGCCGTCGTCGCGTGCAACGCACTGACAGCCCGGACACGCTTTCTGCCGAGGAGCGCGAGCGCCTCGACCACCTGTTGGATAAAACCAAGAATGATTGA